The Halictus rubicundus isolate RS-2024b chromosome 3, iyHalRubi1_principal, whole genome shotgun sequence genome includes a region encoding these proteins:
- the LOC143352430 gene encoding lactoylglutathione lyase-like, which produces MSIAQLFAHFRLVCKRVLQSQSSLFNKNQKMGEPSGLTNSEVQELIKERDPATNGYIMQQTMYRIKDPRKSIPFYTEVLGMRLLQKLDFPEMKFSLYFMGYENEKDIPTDRRECIEWTFSRKATIELTHNWGTETDPDAQYHNGNSEPRGFGHIGLAVPDVDKACERFEKLNVEFVKKPNDGKMKGLAFIKDPDGYWIEILNPTNVANTALNH; this is translated from the exons ATGAGTATCGCACAGTTATTTGCACACTTCCGTCTAGTGTGTAAGCGTGTGCTCCAGAGTCAATCGtcgttatttaataaaaatcaaaag ATGGGCGAACCTTCAGGTTTAACAAATAGCGAAGTGCAGGAACTTATCAAGGAACGTGATCCTGCAACAAATGGATACATTATGCAGCAAACAATGTATCGTATTAAAGACCCAAGGAAATCAATACCTTTTTATACTGAAGTACTTGGTATGCGTTTATTACAGAAACTTGATTTTCCTGAAATGAAATTCTCTTTGTATTTTATGGGATACGAAAATGAAAAGGATATTCCAACTGATAGAAGAGAATGTATAGAATGGACATTCAGCCGTAAAGCTACCATAGAACTGACTCA tAATTGGGGCACTGAAACAGATCCTGATGCTCAATACCATAATGGAAACAGTGAACCACGTGGATTTG GACATATTGGACTTGCAGTGCCTGATGTTGACAAAGCATGTGAAAGATTTGAGAAGTTAAACGTAGAATTCGTGAAGAAGCCTAACGATGGCAAGATGAAAGGGCTCGCCTTCATTAAAGATCCTGACGGCTACTGGATCGAAATTCTAAATCCGACCAATGTCGCGAATACAGCTCTAAATCATTAA
- the LOC143352428 gene encoding tubulin-specific chaperone E-like isoform X1 — MKIVSSIPMVEDKKYEIDSRIECDGHRGTLKYVGPVGSTKGQWLGIDWDDPTRGKHNGTYEGVQYFKARHPTSGSFIRPGKAKFGISCPHAIKIRYGLINDELAGIDRDKLMSLQKEINAPFLELVGFSKVNRKQSKFDQLKIIWLRDQYVSDAGNPAELEELCSNLEELDISRNLINSWRIVADICCQLHSLTRLNVSENYLPIEEDIESLSTSFSMVENLNMARMNYNWFDIQQCMCMFPSIQEVSISFNTVSIMQKPLEDENLMKILRLTLEGNLISNWDDVLKLGSLPRLEYLNLNLNKIDEIRFPSIEPTAKTSAFPVLRQLHLSQNNISEWRSVSELEKLNNLEDLKFRENPILKDQNLETARQLIIARISKLKILNGTEIAHGERRGAEYDYLKLHLPKWMETENNSEKRKEFVIEHPRYPLLVAKGGISDIPSAKPKVEMVSNVITVEFLCPGHPNQPRGIKRKLLKDMEVQKVIGLAQRLFRTGGKIPTLSFIQHNLSKDEIPLDKLLQELSYYSIQDGDQVLVRW, encoded by the exons ATGAAGATCGTAAGCTCTATTCC TATGGTAGAAgacaaaaaatatgaaattgacAGCCGAATCGAGTGTGATGGACACAGAGgtacattgaaatatgttggtCCTGTCGGAAGCACAAAAGGTCAGTGGCTCGGTATCGACTGGGATGATCCTACTCGTGGTAAACATAATGGCACATACGAAGGAGTACAATATTTCAAAGCCAG GCATCCTACGTCAGGCTCGTTCATACGGCCTGGTAAAGCTAAATTTGGAATCTCTTGCCCACATGCTATAAAGATTCGTTACGGTCTCATCAACGATGAGTTAGCGGGTATCGACAGAGACAAGTTAATGAGCTTACAGAAGGAAATTAATGCTCCCTTCCTGGAACTCGTTGGTTTCTCCAAAGTAAATAGGAAACAAAGTAAATTCGaccagttgaaaataatatggcTCAGAGATCAATATGTCAGCGATGCTGGTAATCCTGCTGAACTAGAAGAGTTATGTTCAAATTTGGAAGAGTTAGATATATCTAGAAATTTAATTAACAGTTGGAGAATTGTAGCAGACATTTGTTGTCAACTTCATTCTCTTACTCGCCTGAATGTCAG TGAAAATTACTTACCCATTGAAGAAGATATAGAATCGCTGAGTACCTCGTTTTCAATGgttgaaaatttaaacatgGCAAGAATGAATTACAACTGGTTTGATATTCAACAATGTATGTGTATGTTTCCATCTATCCAAGAAGTCTCGATTTCTTTTAATACTGTCAGCATTATGCAAAAACCACTAGAAGATGAAAACTTAATGAAAATACTTAGACTAACGCTTGAAGGAAATTTGATATCCAATTGGGATGATGTTCTCAAATTGGGTTCACTTCCACG CTTAGAATACctcaatttaaatttaaataagataGACGAAATAAGATTTCCATCTATTGAACCGACAGCAAAAACTTCAGCCTTTCCAGTTTTGCGACAACTACATCTATCGCAAAATAACATATCGGAG tGGCGATCTGTATCGGAATTAGAAAAACTTAATAATTTAGAAGATCTGAAATTTAGGGAAAATCCAATTTTGAAAGATCAAAATTTGGAGACTGCACGTCAGCTAATAATAGCAAGAATCTCAaaactgaaaattttaaatGGCACTGAAATAGCACATGGCGAAAGACGAGGCGCGGAATACGATTATTTGAAGTTGCATTTACCAAAATGGATGGAAACTGAAAATAAttcggaaaaaagaaaagaattcgtAATTGAGCATCCTCGATATCCGTTATTGGTTGCAA AAGGTGGAATTTCTGACATCCCATCGGCTAAACCAAAAGTTGAAATGGTTTCTAATGTTATCACGGTAGAATTTTTATGTCCAGGCCATCCGAATCAGCCTAGAGGAATTAAAAGGAAACTTTTAAAAGATATGGAAGTTCAGAAAGTGATTGGGCTTGCACAGAGACTTTTCAGGACCGGAGGAAAAATACCTACTCTCTCATTTATACAACACAAT TTATCTAAAGATGAAATTCCTTTGGATAAACTACTTCAGGAACTGAGCTACTACTCAATACAAGACGGGGATCAAGTTCTCGTGAGGTGGTGa
- the LOC143352428 gene encoding tubulin-specific chaperone E-like isoform X2 — translation MVEDKKYEIDSRIECDGHRGTLKYVGPVGSTKGQWLGIDWDDPTRGKHNGTYEGVQYFKARHPTSGSFIRPGKAKFGISCPHAIKIRYGLINDELAGIDRDKLMSLQKEINAPFLELVGFSKVNRKQSKFDQLKIIWLRDQYVSDAGNPAELEELCSNLEELDISRNLINSWRIVADICCQLHSLTRLNVSENYLPIEEDIESLSTSFSMVENLNMARMNYNWFDIQQCMCMFPSIQEVSISFNTVSIMQKPLEDENLMKILRLTLEGNLISNWDDVLKLGSLPRLEYLNLNLNKIDEIRFPSIEPTAKTSAFPVLRQLHLSQNNISEWRSVSELEKLNNLEDLKFRENPILKDQNLETARQLIIARISKLKILNGTEIAHGERRGAEYDYLKLHLPKWMETENNSEKRKEFVIEHPRYPLLVAKGGISDIPSAKPKVEMVSNVITVEFLCPGHPNQPRGIKRKLLKDMEVQKVIGLAQRLFRTGGKIPTLSFIQHNLSKDEIPLDKLLQELSYYSIQDGDQVLVRW, via the exons ATGGTAGAAgacaaaaaatatgaaattgacAGCCGAATCGAGTGTGATGGACACAGAGgtacattgaaatatgttggtCCTGTCGGAAGCACAAAAGGTCAGTGGCTCGGTATCGACTGGGATGATCCTACTCGTGGTAAACATAATGGCACATACGAAGGAGTACAATATTTCAAAGCCAG GCATCCTACGTCAGGCTCGTTCATACGGCCTGGTAAAGCTAAATTTGGAATCTCTTGCCCACATGCTATAAAGATTCGTTACGGTCTCATCAACGATGAGTTAGCGGGTATCGACAGAGACAAGTTAATGAGCTTACAGAAGGAAATTAATGCTCCCTTCCTGGAACTCGTTGGTTTCTCCAAAGTAAATAGGAAACAAAGTAAATTCGaccagttgaaaataatatggcTCAGAGATCAATATGTCAGCGATGCTGGTAATCCTGCTGAACTAGAAGAGTTATGTTCAAATTTGGAAGAGTTAGATATATCTAGAAATTTAATTAACAGTTGGAGAATTGTAGCAGACATTTGTTGTCAACTTCATTCTCTTACTCGCCTGAATGTCAG TGAAAATTACTTACCCATTGAAGAAGATATAGAATCGCTGAGTACCTCGTTTTCAATGgttgaaaatttaaacatgGCAAGAATGAATTACAACTGGTTTGATATTCAACAATGTATGTGTATGTTTCCATCTATCCAAGAAGTCTCGATTTCTTTTAATACTGTCAGCATTATGCAAAAACCACTAGAAGATGAAAACTTAATGAAAATACTTAGACTAACGCTTGAAGGAAATTTGATATCCAATTGGGATGATGTTCTCAAATTGGGTTCACTTCCACG CTTAGAATACctcaatttaaatttaaataagataGACGAAATAAGATTTCCATCTATTGAACCGACAGCAAAAACTTCAGCCTTTCCAGTTTTGCGACAACTACATCTATCGCAAAATAACATATCGGAG tGGCGATCTGTATCGGAATTAGAAAAACTTAATAATTTAGAAGATCTGAAATTTAGGGAAAATCCAATTTTGAAAGATCAAAATTTGGAGACTGCACGTCAGCTAATAATAGCAAGAATCTCAaaactgaaaattttaaatGGCACTGAAATAGCACATGGCGAAAGACGAGGCGCGGAATACGATTATTTGAAGTTGCATTTACCAAAATGGATGGAAACTGAAAATAAttcggaaaaaagaaaagaattcgtAATTGAGCATCCTCGATATCCGTTATTGGTTGCAA AAGGTGGAATTTCTGACATCCCATCGGCTAAACCAAAAGTTGAAATGGTTTCTAATGTTATCACGGTAGAATTTTTATGTCCAGGCCATCCGAATCAGCCTAGAGGAATTAAAAGGAAACTTTTAAAAGATATGGAAGTTCAGAAAGTGATTGGGCTTGCACAGAGACTTTTCAGGACCGGAGGAAAAATACCTACTCTCTCATTTATACAACACAAT TTATCTAAAGATGAAATTCCTTTGGATAAACTACTTCAGGAACTGAGCTACTACTCAATACAAGACGGGGATCAAGTTCTCGTGAGGTGGTGa
- the Xpd gene encoding general transcription and DNA repair factor IIH helicase subunit XPD, translating into MKISVDGLLVYFPYDYIYPEQYAYMLELKRGLDAKGHCLLEMPSGTGKTITLLSLIVAYMLEHPLDVTKLIYCSRTVPEIEKVIEELKKLIDYYEKETESKPKIVGLVLSSRKNMCIHPEVSREREGKIVDGRCHSLTASYIRERHNYDESTPICNFYEGFDIEGKEQIVPSGIYSIDDLKQYGRDRNWCPYFLARFTMLHAQIVVYSYHYLLDPKIAEIVSKELSKSSVVVFDEAHNIDNVCIDSMSVKINRRSLEKSSANIQLLEKTVAEMREDDVNKLKEEYDRLVEGLRDAQVARETDIILSNPILPDEVLHEVVPGNIRNAEHFVSFLKRFVEYLKTRLRVQHVVQESPAAFLRDVQSKVSIERKPLRFCAERLATLLRTMEIGDLTDFSPIILVTHLATLVSTYTKGFTIIVEPYDDKTPTVLNPILQFSCVDSSIAMKPIFDRFQSVVITSGTLSPLDMYPKILNFHPVIMSSFTMTLARPCLLPMIVAKGNDQVAISSKYETREDVAVIRNYGQLLVEFAATVPDGLVCFFTSYLYMESVVAAWYDQGVVDQLQRHKLLFIETQDSAETSLALINYIKACESGRGAVLLSVARGKVSEGVDFDHHLGRAVLMFGIPYVYTQSRILKARLEYLRDQFQIRENDFLTFDAMRHAAQCVGRAIRGKTDYGIMVFADKRFSRIDKRSKLPKWIQEHLNDGLCNLSTEEAVQISKRWLRQMAQPFTRENQLGLSLLTREQLEKEEYSKIEQQAQQN; encoded by the exons ATGAA AATCAGCGTCGATGGGTTACTAGTATATTTTCCTTATGATTACATTTATCCAGAGCAATATGCGTATATGCTCGAGCTCAAACGTGGCCTGGATGCAAAA GGCCACTGTTTGCTGGAAATGCCTTCAGGCACTGGCAAAACAATCACTCTGTTGTCGTTAATTGTAGCTTACATGTTGGAACATCCACTGGatgttacaaaattaatttattgctcCCGTACTGTGCCAGAAATAGAGAAAGTCATAGAAGAGTTAAAGAAGCTTATAGACTATTATGAGAAAGAAACTGAAAGTAAACCTAAGATCGTTGGCTTAGTGCTTAGCTCTCGAAAAAATATGTGTATCCACCCAGAG GTGAGCAGAGAACGCGAAGGTAAAATAGTTGACGGACGTTGCCATTCTCTCACAGCATCGTACATTCGTGAAAGGCATAATTACGATGAGTCTACTCCTATCTGTAATTTCTACGAGGGATTTGACATAGAAGGCAAAGAGCAGATTGTACCATCTGGAATATACTCAATTGATGACTTGAAACAATATGGAAGGGACCGTAATTGGTGCCCATATTTCCTTGCAAGGTTTACA ATGTTACATGCTCAAATTGTGGTGTACAGTTATCATTATTTGCTGGATCCCAAAATCGCTGAAATTGTATCAAAAGAATTGAGTAAATCTTCTGTTGTGGTTTTTGATGAAGCCCACAATATAG ATAACGTATGCATCGATTCAATGAGTGTAAAGATAAATAGAAGATCATTGGAGAAAAGTTCTGCTAATATACAGCTCCTTGAAAAGACAGTAGCAGA AATGAGAGAAGACGATGTAAACAAATTGAAGGAAGAATATGATAGATTAGTAGAAGGATTGAGAGATGCACAGGTTGCAAGAGAAACTGATATTATTTTATCTAATCCTATTTTACCGGATGAAGTTCTACacg AGGTGGTTCCTGGTAATATAAGAAATGCCGAACATTTCGTTAGTTTTCTAAAACGGTTTGTGGAATACCTGAAAACACGTTTGCGTGTGCAGCACGTGGTGCAAGAATCACCTGCTGCATTCTTGAGAGATGTACAATCAAAAGTTTCGATAGAACGAAAGCCATTGAGATTTTGCGCCGAACGATTGGCGACTTTGTTGCGGACCATGGAAATAGGCGACTTAACTGATTTTTCACCAATAATCCTGGTTACCCATCTTGCAACTCTAGTTTCAACATACACAAAAGGGTTTACTATTATTGTAGAACCTTATGATGATAAAACACCCACTGTTTTAAACCCAATTCTTCAATTCAGTTGTGTGGACTCGTCTATCGCAATGAAGCCTATATTTGATAGGTTTCAATCTGTAGTAATCACATCGGGAACACTGTCTCCTTTGGACATGTATCCCAAAATATTGAATTTCCATCCAGTCATAATGTCATCTTTTACAATGACGTTGGCTAGACCGTGTCTTCTGCCTATG atcgTAGCGAAAGGTAATGATCAAGTAGCAATCTCATCCAAATATGAAACCAGGGAAGACGTTGCTGTTATCAGAAATTATGGTCAATTATTAGTTGAGTTTGCAGCCACTGTACCTGACGGTTTAGTTTGCTTCTTCACCTCGTATTTGTACATGGAATCTGTAGTAGCTGCAtg GTACGATCAAGGTGTTGTAGATCAACTGCAGAGGCATAAGTTATTATTTATCGAAACTCAAGACTCTGCGGAAACAAGTTTGGcactaattaattatataaagGCTTGTGAAAGTGGAAGAGGAGCTGTTCTTCTTTCGGTTGCTCGCGGCAAAGTATCTGAAGGTGTAGATTTCGATCACCATTTAGGAAGAGCTGTTCTTATGTTCGGAATTCCTTATGTATATACACAATCGCGTATTTTAAAAGCACGTCTCGAATATCTCCGTGATCAGTTCCAG ATCAGAGAAAACGATTTTTTAACTTTTGATGCCATGAGACACGCAGCACAATGTGTGGGGCGTGCAATTAGAGGAAAAACTGATTATGGTATAATGGTGTTTGCAGACAAG AGATTCTCAAGAATAGATAAACGAAGTAAATTACCAAAATGGATACAGGAACATTTAAATGATGGTTTGTGTAACTTGTCCACTGAAGAAGCTGTACAG ATCAGTAAACGATGGTTACGACAAATGGCGCAACCGTTCACGCGTGAGAATCAATTAGGATTATCATTGTTAACGCGAGAACAACTCGAAAAGGAGGAATACAGTAAGATTGAACAGCAGGCACAACAAAATTAA
- the Fib gene encoding rRNA 2'-O-methyltransferase fibrillarin, producing the protein MGKPGFSPGGGGGGGGFRGSRGGGGRGGGGGFRGRGGAGGGGGFRGRGGGGGGGGRGGGTPRGRGGRGGGRGGRGGGGGFKGGKTVVIEPHRHEGVFIARGKEDALVTLNLVPGSEVYGEKRISVEADNAEKIEYRVWNPFRSKLAAAILGGVDQIHMPPGSKVLYLGAASGTTVSHVADIVGPEGLVYAVEFSHRSGRDLLNVAKKRTNIIPIIEDARHPHKYRMLVGMVDTIFADVAQPDQARIVALNAQYFLKNGGHFVISIKASCIDSTAQPEAVFAAEVKKLVSDKLKPQEQITLEPYERDHAVVVGVFRPPPKKAT; encoded by the exons ATGGGAAAGCCAG GATTTTCTCCGGGTGGAGGCGGAGGAGGTGGCGGATTTAGAGGTAGCAGAGGTGGTGGAGgacgaggaggcggaggaggatTTAGAGGTAGAGGCGGAGCTGGAGGGGGAGGAGGATTTAGAGGAAGaggtggaggtggaggtggcggAGGCAGAGGAGGTGGCACACCGCGTGGGCGTGGCGGTCGTGGTGGAGGCAGAGGAGGacgtggaggaggaggaggtttcAAAGGTGGCAAAACTGTGGTCATAGAGCCACATCGTCACGAAGGAGTTTTCATAGCTAGGGGGAAAGAGGATGCATTAGTCACATTAAATTTAGTACCAGGTTCAGAAGTATATGGTGAAAAGAGGATTAGTGTTGAG GCGGACAATGCAGAAAAAATTGAGTACAGAGTGTGGAATCCATTTAGATCAAAGTTGGCTGCTGCCATACTTGGTGGTGTAGATCAAATTCACATGCCACCAGGAAGCAAAGTATTATACCTAGGTGCTGCATCTGGGACTACAGTATCGCATGTAGCAGATATTGTTGGTCCA GAAGGACTGGTGTACGCAGTAGAATTTTCGCACAGATCCGGTAGAGATCTCCTAAACGTTGCTAAGAAACGGACGAATATCATTCCAATAATCGAAGATGCTAGGCACCCACATAAGTATAGAATGCTCGTTGGAATGGTTGACACGATATTCGCCGATGTTGCACAACCTGACCAAGCTAGAATAGTGGCTTTAAATGCGCAGTACTTCCTTAAAAACGGAGGTCACTTTGTTATTTCTATTAAG GCGAGCTGTATAGACTCCACGGCTCAACCTGAAGCAGTATTCGCCGCTGAAGTGAAGAAGCTGGTCTCCGACAAATTGAAACCGCAGGAGCAAATCACATTAGAACCGTACGAGAGAGATCACGCCGTGGTGGTGGGTGTCTTCAGGCCGCCTCCGAAAAAAGCCACTTAA